A genomic region of Methyloceanibacter stevinii contains the following coding sequences:
- a CDS encoding sensor histidine kinase, whose protein sequence is MGIDRDAVYSLAVSTAGVIGNEFLVALVHHLHEVMPVSLALITLGLGRPPSRARAIFSWRDGEKGVPIEYDLEGTPCKLVYEGQTLVVPDQLSVRFPKESERLRSYCGVPLRDRSREVVGHFAVLSEEALTETERVEGIVQIFGRRAESELNRIAQDEERNELIARLEKQYAMSNQRSNFMSKVLGMVAHDLRNPLSAIVARADLMQALIDAEKDIYDDKTTRGLVKSLESVHASSDRMNRMIESLLDAARKESMEISLTTANVALSRAAESAIQIHQAHASAKSIALQSYLDDQVRVEGDEDRLVEAIGNLISNAIKYSPVGSEVTIVTRRLGEAQAEIVVADLGQGMTAEDLGNAFKPFHTLSARPTGGETSTGLGLAIVRTVAEAHGGEVFAESKGRGKGTTMTIRLPAIEAP, encoded by the coding sequence ATGGGAATCGACCGCGACGCTGTCTACAGCCTGGCCGTCAGCACTGCTGGAGTCATAGGCAACGAGTTTCTTGTCGCTCTCGTCCACCACCTTCACGAGGTCATGCCCGTCAGCCTCGCCCTGATTACGCTGGGCCTTGGCAGGCCGCCGTCGCGTGCGCGCGCGATCTTCAGCTGGCGTGACGGGGAGAAGGGTGTCCCGATCGAGTACGATCTGGAAGGGACGCCGTGCAAATTGGTCTACGAGGGACAGACCCTCGTCGTGCCTGATCAGCTCTCGGTCCGTTTTCCGAAAGAATCTGAGCGCTTGAGAAGCTATTGCGGTGTTCCCTTGCGTGATCGCTCAAGAGAAGTGGTGGGTCACTTCGCGGTGCTGTCCGAGGAAGCCCTGACGGAGACGGAGCGTGTCGAAGGCATTGTGCAAATCTTCGGCCGCCGTGCGGAGTCGGAACTCAACCGCATAGCCCAGGACGAAGAGCGCAACGAACTCATCGCGCGCCTGGAAAAGCAATACGCGATGTCCAATCAGCGCAGCAATTTCATGTCGAAGGTCTTGGGCATGGTCGCGCACGATCTGCGCAACCCGCTTTCGGCGATCGTCGCACGGGCGGATTTGATGCAGGCGCTGATCGATGCCGAAAAAGATATCTATGATGACAAGACTACCCGCGGATTGGTGAAGTCGCTGGAGTCGGTGCACGCCTCCAGCGATCGGATGAACCGTATGATTGAAAGCCTGCTCGATGCGGCCCGCAAGGAAAGCATGGAGATTTCTCTGACGACCGCGAATGTTGCGCTGAGCAGGGCGGCCGAGTCCGCCATTCAAATCCATCAGGCGCACGCGTCAGCCAAGTCGATCGCGTTGCAGTCCTATCTCGACGATCAGGTGAGAGTAGAGGGCGACGAAGACCGGCTCGTGGAGGCGATTGGTAATCTCATCAGCAACGCCATCAAGTACTCGCCCGTAGGCAGCGAGGTCACTATTGTCACGCGAAGGCTCGGTGAGGCTCAGGCTGAAATCGTCGTTGCCGACTTGGGGCAGGGCATGACCGCAGAAGATCTCGGCAATGCCTTCAAACCGTTCCACACCTTGTCGGCGCGCCCCACGGGGGGCGAAACGTCCACGGGGCTCGGCTTGGCGATAGTCAGAACCGTTGCCGAGGCCCATGGCGGCGAGGTGTTCGCCGAGAGCAAGGGCCGCGGCAAGGGCACGACGATGACGATCCGTTTACCAGCGATTGAGGCGCCCTAG
- a CDS encoding sulfotransferase family protein, giving the protein MPSEDGDDNKRRKRHKKKKMGLTVERYGGRLLYMWFGMRFMTLMRLFWRGRFSFTLNCIPDTLALFLFVPWNTPLTWISEAIYKKKAESLKLDTPPIFVVGHWRSGTTLMHDLFSEDPNLAFPTTYECFVPHHFLLTEGTLDHLAKGLLPKRRPQDDVPVGFDRPQEEEFAMLMLGQGSPLITMAWPRLGPQDTDFIDFDGVPEAEVQRWADAYMWFYRRLMVKHGKTLVMKTPPNTARIKLLTKLFPDARWVHISRSPLKVFPSTVKLWRALYSAQGLHNPPQCDEWLDDYVLDLMERVTTVYERDKHLIPKENLYEIRYEDLVKNPIGSMRDIYQKLRLESFDEAEGPMRAFLADRSDHKVSSYKMPKDLTKRIADRLKPFIDAHGYREVVDAALAEPEADAKVPEEAAS; this is encoded by the coding sequence ATGCCGTCCGAGGACGGCGACGACAACAAGCGCCGCAAACGGCACAAGAAGAAAAAGATGGGGCTGACCGTCGAGCGTTATGGCGGCCGGTTGCTTTATATGTGGTTCGGCATGCGCTTCATGACGCTGATGCGGCTGTTCTGGCGCGGCCGCTTCTCCTTCACGCTGAATTGCATCCCGGACACGCTGGCGCTCTTCCTGTTCGTGCCGTGGAACACGCCGCTCACCTGGATCTCCGAGGCCATCTACAAGAAGAAGGCCGAGAGCCTGAAATTGGACACGCCGCCGATCTTCGTCGTCGGCCATTGGCGCAGCGGCACCACGCTGATGCACGATCTCTTCTCGGAAGACCCGAACCTCGCATTTCCGACGACCTATGAGTGCTTCGTCCCGCATCACTTCTTGCTGACGGAAGGCACGCTCGACCACTTAGCGAAGGGCCTCCTGCCCAAGCGCCGGCCGCAGGACGACGTGCCGGTGGGCTTCGACCGGCCTCAGGAGGAAGAGTTCGCGATGCTGATGCTGGGGCAGGGCTCGCCCCTGATCACGATGGCTTGGCCGCGGCTCGGGCCCCAGGACACCGACTTCATCGACTTCGACGGCGTGCCCGAGGCGGAGGTCCAGCGCTGGGCGGACGCCTATATGTGGTTCTACCGGCGTCTGATGGTGAAGCACGGCAAGACGCTGGTCATGAAGACGCCTCCGAACACCGCGCGGATCAAGCTGCTGACCAAGCTGTTCCCGGACGCGCGCTGGGTACACATCTCGCGCAGCCCGCTGAAAGTGTTTCCGTCCACGGTCAAGCTGTGGCGCGCACTCTATTCGGCGCAAGGCCTGCACAACCCGCCTCAGTGCGACGAGTGGCTCGACGACTATGTCTTGGACCTCATGGAGCGTGTCACGACGGTCTATGAGCGCGACAAGCATCTGATCCCGAAGGAGAACCTCTACGAAATCCGCTACGAGGATCTCGTGAAGAACCCTATCGGCTCGATGCGGGACATCTACCAAAAGCTCCGCCTAGAGAGCTTCGATGAAGCGGAAGGCCCGATGCGCGCGTTTCTTGCCGACCGGTCGGACCACAAGGTCTCCAGCTACAAGATGCCGAAGGACCTCACCAAGCGCATCGCCGATCGGCTGAAACCCTTCATCGACGCCCACGGCTATCGCGAGGTTGTGGACGCGGCGCTCGCCGAGCCGGAGGCGGACGCCAAGGTACCGGAAGAAGCGGCGTCGTAG